A window of the Candidatus Methylomirabilota bacterium genome harbors these coding sequences:
- a CDS encoding 4Fe-4S dicluster domain-containing protein: protein MRYGFVIDQRRCIGCHACTVACKEENQVPLGASRTWVKYVERGTLPHTRRYFAVLRCNHCDDAPCVTICPTVALYRRGDGIVDFDGQRCIGCKSCMQACPYDALYIDPTTGTAAKCHYCAHRTELGLEPACVIVCPEQAIIAGDLDDATSQIARLVDTEQVQVRKPEQGTRPKVFYIGADTAALTPSLQVPTAHYLWAQRPADELSLVDMVLSGQQADAAGDHARARTVYDVPHQPRPWGWKVSTYLWTKSIAAGAILVGVPLISDARSTLVAALISLVLLALTAGLLIADLKRPDRFHYLLLMPNWRSWLVWGAWILMAFGAVVGIGALTSLAGTVIAGPLAVAAMLLALATAGYSAFLFGQAEGRDFWQSPLKLVHLIVAAVVAGSAVLLLAAPGWERPPASVTSEGGVTTIIDYAGPQAGLLVPLLVLSLAAHACLVMVELLSRHASQDAGLAARLLRRGPLRLPLWGGVIAAGVLAPIAAGIAATEWESAPLNVVAALLALGGLWLYEDLWIRAGQSVPLS from the coding sequence GTGCGATACGGCTTCGTGATCGATCAGCGCCGGTGCATCGGCTGTCACGCCTGCACTGTCGCCTGCAAGGAGGAGAATCAAGTCCCCCTCGGCGCATCGCGGACCTGGGTGAAGTACGTCGAGCGGGGGACGCTGCCCCACACCCGCCGGTACTTCGCGGTGCTGCGGTGCAACCATTGTGACGACGCGCCCTGCGTCACCATCTGCCCCACCGTGGCCCTCTACCGCCGCGGTGACGGCATCGTGGATTTCGACGGCCAGCGCTGCATCGGCTGCAAGTCCTGCATGCAGGCCTGCCCCTATGACGCCCTCTACATCGATCCGACCACCGGAACGGCGGCCAAGTGCCATTACTGCGCCCACCGCACCGAGCTGGGGCTGGAGCCGGCCTGCGTGATCGTCTGTCCCGAGCAGGCCATCATCGCCGGCGACCTCGACGATGCGACGAGCCAGATCGCCCGGCTCGTGGATACCGAGCAGGTGCAGGTGCGGAAGCCGGAGCAGGGGACACGCCCCAAGGTCTTCTACATCGGCGCCGACACCGCGGCCCTGACGCCGTCGCTCCAGGTCCCGACGGCCCACTACCTCTGGGCCCAGCGCCCTGCGGACGAGCTCTCCCTGGTCGACATGGTGCTCTCGGGCCAGCAGGCAGACGCCGCCGGCGACCATGCCCGGGCGCGCACGGTGTACGACGTGCCTCACCAGCCGCGCCCGTGGGGCTGGAAGGTCTCGACCTACCTGTGGACGAAATCCATTGCGGCCGGGGCCATCCTGGTCGGCGTGCCGCTGATCTCGGACGCCCGCTCCACACTCGTCGCCGCGCTCATCAGCCTGGTGCTCCTGGCCCTGACCGCGGGACTCCTCATCGCCGACCTCAAGCGCCCGGACCGTTTCCACTACCTGTTGCTCATGCCGAACTGGCGGTCCTGGCTGGTGTGGGGCGCCTGGATCCTGATGGCCTTCGGCGCCGTCGTTGGCATCGGGGCCCTGACTTCGCTGGCCGGAACGGTCATCGCCGGCCCGCTCGCTGTCGCCGCGATGCTGCTGGCGCTGGCGACCGCGGGCTACAGCGCCTTCCTGTTCGGGCAAGCCGAAGGCCGCGACTTCTGGCAGAGCCCGCTGAAGCTGGTGCATCTCATCGTCGCCGCCGTGGTCGCCGGTAGCGCGGTCCTCCTGCTCGCGGCGCCCGGGTGGGAGCGCCCGCCGGCATCCGTCACCTCCGAGGGCGGCGTGACGACGATCATCGATTACGCCGGCCCCCAGGCCGGTCTTCTGGTGCCGCTGCTGGTGCTCTCGCTCGCCGCTCACGCCTGCCTGGTGATGGTCGAGCTCCTGAGCCGCCACGCCAGCCAGGACGCGGGCCTGGCGGCCCGGCTGCTCAGGCGGGGGCCGCTACGCCTGCCGTTGTGGGGCGGCGTCATCGCGGCCGGCGTGCTGGCCCCGATCGCGGCTGGGATCGCCGCCACCGAGTGGGAGTCGGCGCCGCTGAACGTCGTCGCCGCGCTCCTGGCCCTCGGCGGCCTGTGGCTCTACGAGGATCTCTGGATCCGGGCCGGTCAGTCCGTGCCGCTCAGCTGA
- a CDS encoding sulfite exporter TauE/SafE family protein: MAATLFGLGVAGAFAAGLLGIGGALIMIPLLLYVPPLLGVGSLDVKTVAAITMVQVFVASLTGMLAHRRYDAVNVDLAWIGGTAMAVASFLGALLSKYAPERWLLVVFALMVTVAIVLMLIPLDSVEPVHAGERTRYSPARIVAVAGAVGLAAGFVGAGGAFLLVPLLLVVVGVPIRVTIGSSLAITAVAAIAGVAGKLITGQVPPGPAAAVALGALPGAPLGAAVSRRLGVWPLRLILLMFITLTAARVWWDVAVR, encoded by the coding sequence ATGGCGGCGACGCTCTTCGGTCTCGGCGTAGCCGGAGCCTTCGCCGCCGGCCTGCTGGGCATCGGGGGCGCGCTCATCATGATCCCGCTGCTCCTCTACGTGCCGCCCCTGCTCGGAGTCGGCAGCCTCGACGTCAAGACGGTCGCCGCCATCACCATGGTCCAGGTTTTCGTGGCGTCGCTGACGGGGATGCTGGCGCACCGGCGGTACGACGCCGTGAACGTCGACCTGGCCTGGATCGGAGGTACCGCCATGGCCGTGGCGTCGTTCCTCGGCGCCCTGCTGTCGAAGTACGCCCCCGAGCGATGGCTGCTCGTGGTCTTCGCGCTGATGGTCACCGTGGCGATCGTCCTCATGCTGATCCCGCTGGATTCTGTCGAGCCCGTTCACGCAGGCGAGCGGACGCGATACAGCCCGGCGCGCATCGTCGCCGTGGCCGGCGCCGTCGGTCTTGCCGCCGGCTTCGTGGGCGCGGGCGGAGCCTTCCTCCTCGTGCCGCTCCTCCTCGTGGTTGTCGGCGTTCCCATCCGCGTGACCATCGGCAGCTCGCTGGCCATCACCGCCGTGGCGGCCATCGCGGGCGTCGCCGGCAAGCTGATCACCGGTCAGGTTCCGCCAGGGCCGGCGGCCGCCGTGGCCCTGGGCGCTCTGCCGGGCGCCCCCCTCGGCGCGGCGGTGAGCCGGCGCCTGGGCGTCTGGCCGCTGCGCCTCATCCTGCTCATGTTCATCACGCTCACCGCGGCCCGCGTCTGGTGGGACGTGGCCGTGCGGTAG
- a CDS encoding c-type cytochrome: protein MQIILAVFLVLAAGGVAGAGPLDGPGALKTLNCVVCHGPQGQSPSDSMPILAGMSAAYFKKAIEDYAAGRRPSPEMEPYAKQVLTLGVDDIAAYFAAQPRTATAVKVDAAAAERGRAAATQCSICHGDRGQGDAAKLVPDLRGQPPGYLRNQMLLFKQDRRSPGDERLKPVKTLMKTIPDDTLADLAAYFSSQR, encoded by the coding sequence ATGCAGATCATCCTCGCGGTGTTCCTCGTGCTCGCCGCCGGCGGGGTCGCCGGGGCCGGACCGCTCGACGGCCCGGGCGCGCTGAAGACCCTCAATTGCGTCGTCTGCCACGGTCCTCAGGGGCAGAGCCCGTCGGACAGCATGCCCATCCTGGCCGGCATGTCCGCCGCCTACTTCAAGAAGGCCATCGAGGACTATGCGGCGGGACGGCGCCCGTCGCCCGAGATGGAGCCTTACGCCAAGCAGGTGCTCACCCTCGGCGTCGACGACATCGCCGCCTACTTCGCCGCCCAGCCGCGCACGGCCACCGCGGTGAAGGTCGACGCGGCCGCCGCCGAGCGGGGCCGGGCCGCGGCCACCCAGTGCTCCATCTGTCACGGCGACCGCGGCCAGGGCGACGCGGCCAAGCTGGTGCCCGATCTGCGCGGCCAACCTCCCGGCTACCTGCGCAACCAGATGCTGCTCTTCAAACAGGACCGGCGCAGCCCCGGGGATGAGCGGCTCAAGCCCGTCAAAACGTTGATGAAGACGATCCCAGACGACACGCTGGCCGACCTGGCCGCGTACTTTTCAAGCCAGCGCTGA
- a CDS encoding FAD/NAD(P)-binding oxidoreductase yields the protein MTRRRFLQVGGTALAAGGLGAGCARPMKGDFRPKRGRRVVIVGGGWGGATAAKYARLADPSIEVILFEPNRTFVSCPFSNLVLSGVRTIDSMTFDYGGLRKHGVDVIHETVTAIDPAARRVRVGEGYLAYDRLIASPGVEFQWSQVEGLVENRDKVLHAWKAGPQTVELARQLAAMPDGGVFVLSIPPAAFRCPPGPYERACQVAWYLKTHKPKAKLIVLDANPNVISKAGLFRAAWKAYPNLEYRGSSKVAKVDPGRREVTTEFGDKVTYDVVNLIPPQRAGAIAAQADLVGADKRWCEVNHVTYESVKHPNVHVVGDSTTGLPVPKSGNIANAMGKICAVAVAHLIQDKQPPVLPPGNTCYSWVNDREAIAVVNAYKIEGGKVVQIEQKLTPGQSAAVAQNAIGWATSIWRDMLA from the coding sequence ATGACACGTCGGCGATTCTTGCAGGTGGGCGGGACCGCGCTGGCCGCGGGTGGCCTCGGCGCCGGCTGCGCCCGGCCGATGAAGGGGGACTTCCGGCCCAAGAGGGGACGGCGCGTCGTCATCGTCGGCGGCGGCTGGGGCGGCGCCACCGCGGCGAAGTACGCCCGCCTGGCCGATCCCTCGATCGAGGTCATCCTGTTCGAGCCCAATCGCACGTTCGTGTCGTGCCCGTTCAGCAACCTCGTGCTGAGCGGGGTGCGGACCATCGACAGCATGACCTTCGATTATGGCGGGCTGCGGAAGCACGGCGTCGACGTGATCCACGAGACGGTGACCGCCATCGATCCCGCGGCCCGGCGCGTTAGGGTCGGCGAAGGGTACCTCGCGTACGACCGCCTCATCGCGTCGCCGGGAGTCGAGTTCCAGTGGAGTCAGGTCGAGGGGCTGGTCGAGAACCGGGACAAAGTCCTGCACGCCTGGAAGGCCGGGCCGCAGACCGTCGAGCTGGCCCGGCAGCTCGCCGCCATGCCCGACGGCGGCGTGTTCGTCCTCTCCATTCCGCCGGCCGCCTTCCGCTGCCCGCCCGGCCCCTACGAGCGGGCGTGCCAGGTCGCCTGGTATCTGAAGACGCACAAGCCGAAAGCCAAGCTGATCGTGCTCGACGCCAACCCGAACGTCATCTCCAAGGCGGGCCTCTTCCGCGCGGCCTGGAAGGCCTATCCGAACCTCGAGTATCGCGGGTCGAGCAAGGTGGCCAAAGTGGATCCCGGCCGGCGGGAAGTCACCACGGAGTTCGGCGACAAGGTCACGTACGACGTCGTCAATCTCATCCCGCCCCAGCGCGCCGGGGCCATCGCCGCGCAGGCCGACCTGGTCGGGGCCGACAAGCGCTGGTGCGAGGTGAACCACGTCACCTACGAATCGGTCAAGCACCCGAACGTCCACGTGGTGGGCGACTCCACGACCGGCCTGCCCGTGCCCAAATCGGGCAACATCGCCAATGCCATGGGGAAGATCTGCGCCGTGGCCGTCGCGCATCTGATCCAGGACAAGCAGCCGCCGGTCCTGCCCCCCGGCAACACCTGCTACAGCTGGGTCAACGACCGCGAGGCGATCGCCGTGGTCAACGCCTACAAGATCGAAGGGGGCAAGGTCGTGCAGATCGAGCAAAAGCTCACGCCGGGCCAGAGCGCCGCCGTCGCCCAGAACGCGATTGGTTGGGCCACCAGCATCTGGCGAGACATGCTGGCCTGA
- a CDS encoding YeeE/YedE thiosulfate transporter family protein: MRAALIERNAAGVRAVWEPAASRMLHSAPVMSGVFAGQYDALVGRPWPVWGAAVLVATVNVFLFAFDRPWTASDGLRNWGDWVLVGLGVLHRPDLLPPWFYSGSLLNLGVLLGGLAAALLSREFAIRVPPAGELVKGAVGGLLMGGGAILAFGCNIGGFFSATSALSLAGLGMMLGLGAGAFLAIRYLIWEIGHRPSWSSGPARVYAAAHGGRRQPLAGGLLLLALLTLPFAYSGAGYANQGVFLLFGGVFGIIFQRSRFCLVRAFREPFMTGDAAHTRATALALGISTLGFAILKFTDLKDRSEWVFAAAGPGALVGGLLFGIGMTLAGGCGAGSIWRAGEGHVKLWVAVACFALGASLARLALTQLGLGGALGVAVFLPAVLGWGAALLVILGVAAAWALAATWNEQTGKLSALS, translated from the coding sequence ATCCGCGCTGCGCTGATCGAGCGGAACGCCGCCGGCGTCCGGGCGGTCTGGGAGCCGGCGGCTTCGCGCATGCTACACTCTGCGCCCGTCATGAGCGGCGTCTTCGCCGGGCAGTACGACGCGTTGGTCGGACGCCCCTGGCCGGTGTGGGGCGCCGCTGTCCTGGTGGCCACGGTCAACGTGTTCCTGTTCGCCTTCGACCGACCGTGGACGGCCTCCGACGGGCTGCGCAACTGGGGCGACTGGGTGCTCGTCGGGCTGGGCGTGCTGCATCGTCCCGACCTGTTGCCGCCGTGGTTCTACTCGGGCTCGCTCCTGAATCTGGGTGTGTTGCTCGGCGGGCTGGCCGCCGCCCTGCTCAGCCGAGAGTTCGCCATCCGGGTGCCGCCGGCCGGGGAGCTGGTGAAGGGCGCGGTCGGCGGGCTGCTCATGGGCGGAGGCGCCATCCTGGCCTTCGGCTGCAACATCGGCGGATTCTTCTCGGCGACGAGCGCCCTGTCGCTGGCCGGCCTCGGCATGATGCTGGGGCTCGGCGCCGGCGCGTTCCTGGCCATCCGCTATCTGATCTGGGAGATCGGCCACCGGCCGTCATGGTCGTCCGGGCCGGCGCGCGTCTACGCGGCGGCCCACGGCGGACGCCGCCAACCGCTGGCGGGCGGGCTGCTGCTGCTGGCGTTGCTCACCCTGCCGTTCGCGTACAGCGGAGCGGGGTACGCGAACCAGGGCGTCTTCCTGCTCTTCGGCGGCGTGTTCGGGATCATCTTCCAGCGCTCACGCTTCTGCCTGGTCCGGGCCTTCCGCGAGCCCTTCATGACCGGCGACGCCGCGCACACGCGGGCCACCGCGCTGGCCCTGGGCATCAGCACGCTCGGTTTCGCCATCCTCAAGTTCACGGATCTCAAGGATCGGTCGGAGTGGGTCTTCGCCGCCGCCGGGCCCGGCGCGCTGGTGGGTGGCCTGCTGTTCGGCATCGGCATGACGCTGGCCGGCGGCTGCGGAGCCGGCTCGATCTGGCGTGCCGGGGAAGGGCACGTGAAGCTGTGGGTGGCCGTCGCGTGCTTCGCCCTGGGGGCCTCGCTGGCGCGGCTGGCCCTGACCCAGCTCGGCCTCGGCGGCGCCCTGGGCGTCGCCGTCTTTCTCCCGGCCGTCCTGGGCTGGGGCGCGGCCCTGCTGGTGATCCTGGGCGTGGCGGCGGCGTGGGCCCTGGCCGCCACCTGGAACGAGCAGACGGGCAAGCTGTCGGCGCTGAGCTGA
- the fusA gene encoding elongation factor G has product MAIEMGKIRNVGVVGHGGVGKTSLVEALLFTAGAVTRLGRVEDGTTTCDFDPDEIKRQISINTAVAYCDWKGHRINVVDTPGYGDFIADARAALRVVESAIVVVDAVAGVQVQTEKVWKFATEYNLPRAVVINRLDRERADFFRTLESLGRRLKGRLVPVHVPIGEESGFQGFVDLVKMKGFTLADGKLREGDVPAAAADRAREYREKLVEAAAETDDDLLSKYLEEGSLGEAEMLKALRAGIAEGKLVPVLAAAATRTVGAAALLDLLVDSFPSPADGGEVSGTDVKTKQPATRAPDPKAPVSVLVFKTLSDPHVGKLSLFRVFSGTLKSESTLLNPARTARERMSHVSWLMGKTPKNAETLGPGEIGVVAKLKETLTGDTLTDEGQPFELPRIVFPEAAISFAIQPKSRGDEDKISNALARIAEEDPTVHYHFDAETKQLLVSGVGNLHVEMVVDRMKRKYNVDVNLLPPRIPYKETVKGRAEGQGKYKKQTGGRGQYGDTWLRVEPLPRGGGFEFVDDIFGGAIPRNYIPSVEKGVRDCMKRGILAGYPVVDLKVTLYDGSYHDVDSSDMAFQIAASMGLQKVFVEASPILLEPVMNVEITCPSDVAGDVIGDVNSRRGRIVGMEPAGETAVVRAQVPMAEMLTYEPSLRSMTGGRGGYSMEFSHYEELPAFLAERVIKEAKAEREKAEKH; this is encoded by the coding sequence ATGGCCATCGAAATGGGCAAGATTCGCAACGTGGGCGTCGTCGGCCACGGCGGCGTCGGTAAGACATCGCTCGTGGAGGCGCTGCTGTTCACCGCCGGCGCCGTCACGCGGCTGGGGCGGGTCGAGGACGGCACCACGACCTGCGACTTCGACCCCGACGAGATCAAGCGCCAGATCTCCATCAACACCGCCGTCGCGTATTGCGACTGGAAGGGGCACCGGATCAACGTCGTCGATACCCCCGGGTACGGCGACTTCATCGCCGACGCCCGCGCCGCGCTCCGCGTGGTCGAGTCGGCGATCGTCGTGGTCGATGCCGTCGCCGGCGTGCAGGTGCAGACGGAGAAGGTGTGGAAGTTCGCCACCGAGTACAACCTGCCCCGGGCCGTGGTGATCAACCGCCTCGATCGGGAGCGGGCGGACTTCTTCCGCACGCTGGAGTCGTTGGGGCGCCGGCTCAAGGGCCGGCTGGTGCCGGTCCACGTGCCCATCGGCGAGGAGAGCGGGTTCCAGGGGTTCGTCGACCTGGTCAAGATGAAGGGATTCACCTTGGCCGACGGCAAGCTCCGGGAGGGCGACGTGCCCGCCGCGGCGGCGGACCGGGCCCGAGAGTATCGGGAGAAGCTGGTGGAGGCGGCCGCGGAGACCGACGACGACCTGCTCAGCAAGTACCTCGAGGAGGGCTCGCTCGGCGAAGCGGAGATGCTCAAGGCGCTGCGGGCCGGCATCGCCGAGGGCAAGCTGGTGCCCGTGCTGGCGGCGGCCGCCACCAGGACGGTAGGCGCGGCCGCGCTCCTGGACCTCCTCGTCGACTCCTTCCCCTCGCCCGCCGACGGCGGGGAGGTGAGCGGCACCGACGTCAAGACCAAGCAGCCGGCCACCCGGGCCCCGGACCCCAAGGCGCCGGTCAGCGTCCTGGTGTTCAAGACCCTCAGCGATCCCCATGTTGGCAAGCTCAGCCTCTTCCGGGTGTTCAGCGGCACGCTCAAATCCGAGTCGACGCTGCTCAATCCGGCTCGGACCGCGCGGGAGCGGATGAGCCACGTCTCCTGGCTCATGGGCAAAACGCCGAAAAACGCGGAGACGCTCGGCCCCGGCGAGATCGGGGTGGTGGCCAAGCTCAAGGAGACGCTGACCGGCGACACGCTGACCGACGAGGGCCAGCCCTTCGAGCTGCCGCGCATCGTCTTTCCGGAGGCGGCCATCTCGTTCGCCATCCAGCCCAAGAGCCGCGGGGACGAGGACAAGATCTCCAACGCCCTGGCTCGCATCGCCGAGGAGGACCCCACCGTCCACTACCACTTCGACGCCGAGACCAAGCAGCTGCTGGTCTCCGGTGTCGGCAACCTCCACGTCGAGATGGTCGTCGACCGCATGAAGCGCAAATACAACGTGGACGTCAACCTGCTGCCCCCGCGCATCCCCTACAAGGAGACCGTCAAGGGCCGGGCCGAGGGGCAGGGCAAGTACAAGAAGCAGACCGGAGGCCGCGGCCAGTACGGCGACACCTGGCTGCGGGTGGAGCCGCTGCCCCGCGGGGGCGGCTTCGAGTTCGTCGACGATATCTTCGGCGGGGCCATCCCCCGGAACTACATCCCGTCCGTCGAGAAGGGCGTGCGGGACTGCATGAAGCGCGGCATTCTCGCCGGCTACCCGGTGGTGGACCTCAAGGTGACGCTCTACGACGGCTCCTATCACGACGTGGACTCCTCGGACATGGCCTTCCAGATCGCCGCGTCCATGGGGCTGCAGAAGGTGTTCGTGGAGGCCAGTCCGATCCTGCTCGAGCCCGTCATGAACGTGGAGATCACGTGCCCGTCGGATGTCGCGGGCGACGTCATCGGGGACGTCAACTCCCGCCGGGGGCGGATCGTGGGGATGGAGCCGGCCGGGGAGACGGCCGTGGTGCGGGCCCAGGTGCCCATGGCCGAGATGCTCACCTACGAGCCGTCGCTGCGATCGATGACCGGCGGCCGTGGCGGCTACTCGATGGAGTTCTCCCACTACGAGGAGCTACCGGCGTTCCTGGCCGAGCGCGTGATCAAGGAAGCCAAAGCGGAGCGGGAGAAGGCCGAGAAGCACTGA
- a CDS encoding threonine synthase, translating into MSFLSHVECSVCGQRHDCKRLLTVCERCGQMLVARYDLERVGARLTKDALRSRPPGMHRFRELTPLDEGEEAVTLGEGGTPLLVMPRLARHLGLTQVLAKDEGQNPTGTFKARGLGMAITRARTLGARGFLIPSAGNAGGAAAVYAARAGLPCAVIVPRDTPAAAIAEALIAGARVFTVEGTIATAGRITARVAPASRGWLDLSTLKEPYRLEGKKTMGLELAEQLGWAEPDLLVYPTGGGTGLVGIAKAWEELTALGWLTGPRARFVCVQAEGCAPVVQAWRDGAETTAAWPNPITSAPGLRVPSPFAGRQMLGVLRASGGEAIAVGDDAIHEAQRLLARLEGLWTAPEAAATVAALIEMTTRHAVSADTRVVLVLTGSGLKNPPPPLPPPLHLTGTEEGIAAQVQAALAR; encoded by the coding sequence ATGAGTTTCCTCTCGCACGTCGAGTGCTCCGTGTGTGGGCAGCGGCACGATTGCAAGCGCCTGCTCACCGTCTGCGAGCGGTGCGGGCAGATGCTGGTGGCCCGCTACGACCTCGAGCGGGTGGGCGCCCGGCTCACGAAGGACGCGCTGCGGTCCCGTCCGCCCGGGATGCACCGCTTCCGGGAGCTCACCCCGCTGGACGAGGGCGAGGAGGCCGTGACGCTGGGGGAGGGGGGCACGCCCTTGCTCGTCATGCCGCGCCTGGCCCGCCATCTCGGCTTGACGCAGGTTCTGGCCAAGGACGAAGGCCAGAATCCCACCGGCACGTTCAAGGCCCGGGGCCTGGGCATGGCGATCACGCGGGCCCGCACGCTGGGCGCCCGCGGTTTCCTCATCCCCTCGGCCGGCAACGCCGGTGGCGCCGCCGCGGTCTATGCGGCGCGAGCCGGGCTGCCTTGCGCCGTGATCGTTCCTCGTGACACTCCGGCGGCGGCCATCGCCGAGGCCCTCATCGCCGGAGCCCGCGTCTTCACCGTCGAGGGCACCATCGCGACGGCGGGGCGGATCACGGCTCGGGTGGCGCCCGCGAGCCGGGGCTGGCTCGACCTCTCCACCTTGAAGGAGCCGTACCGTCTGGAAGGCAAGAAGACGATGGGCCTCGAGCTCGCCGAGCAGCTCGGGTGGGCCGAGCCCGATCTGCTCGTCTACCCCACGGGCGGCGGCACCGGCCTGGTAGGGATCGCCAAGGCCTGGGAGGAGCTCACGGCGCTCGGCTGGCTCACGGGGCCGCGGGCCCGCTTCGTCTGCGTCCAGGCCGAGGGGTGCGCGCCCGTGGTCCAGGCCTGGCGCGACGGCGCGGAGACCACGGCGGCGTGGCCGAACCCCATCACCTCCGCGCCAGGCCTGCGCGTGCCGTCGCCGTTCGCCGGCCGCCAGATGCTCGGCGTGCTGCGCGCGAGCGGCGGTGAGGCCATCGCGGTCGGCGACGACGCGATCCACGAGGCCCAGCGCTTGCTGGCCCGGCTCGAGGGCCTCTGGACGGCGCCCGAGGCCGCCGCCACCGTGGCGGCCCTCATCGAGATGACCACCCGCCACGCCGTCTCCGCCGACACCCGCGTCGTATTGGTCCTCACCGGCTCTGGGCTGAAGAACCCTCCACCACCGCTTCCCCCGCCGCTGCATTTGACAGGAACCGAAGAAGGAATCGCCGCCCAAGTCCAAGCCGCGCTCGCGCGATAA
- the ispH gene encoding 4-hydroxy-3-methylbut-2-enyl diphosphate reductase, producing MGRSIAEIVLAGPRGFCAGVERAIDIVELALEVCGPPVYVRREIVHNGHVVDQLRAKGAVFVDELSEVPEGATAIFSAHGVSPAVRQESLQRGLRIIDATCPLVTKVHLEAIRYAREGYSIILIGHEDHDEVIGTLGEAPDRIIVIANGAEVEALDVPDPDKVAYLTQTTLSVDDTRDVIDALRRRFPTIVGPSRDDICYATQNRQAAVKTVAGDVDVLLVIGAANSSNSLRLVEVSLSTGTRAYLINDVRDIKPEWLEGARRVGVTAGASAPEVLVTEAVDALRRDGADVREVQVVDENVRFALPAELEQMAHERGITLPSRAIMRQSI from the coding sequence ATGGGGCGGTCCATCGCCGAGATCGTGCTCGCCGGTCCGCGGGGATTCTGCGCGGGCGTCGAGCGGGCCATCGATATCGTGGAGCTGGCTCTGGAGGTCTGCGGTCCGCCCGTCTACGTGCGACGGGAGATCGTGCACAACGGGCACGTGGTGGACCAGCTCCGGGCCAAGGGCGCCGTCTTCGTGGACGAGCTGAGCGAGGTCCCCGAGGGCGCGACGGCCATCTTCAGCGCTCACGGGGTGTCGCCGGCGGTGCGGCAGGAATCCTTGCAGCGGGGCCTGCGGATCATCGACGCCACGTGCCCCCTCGTGACGAAGGTGCACCTGGAGGCGATCCGCTACGCCCGGGAGGGCTATTCGATCATCCTGATCGGGCACGAGGACCACGACGAGGTCATCGGGACCCTCGGCGAGGCGCCCGACCGGATCATCGTGATCGCCAACGGGGCCGAGGTCGAGGCCCTGGACGTCCCCGACCCCGACAAGGTGGCCTACCTGACCCAGACCACGCTGTCCGTCGACGACACGCGCGACGTCATCGACGCCCTGCGGCGCCGGTTCCCCACGATCGTGGGGCCCTCGCGCGACGATATCTGCTACGCCACCCAGAACCGGCAGGCCGCCGTCAAGACGGTTGCCGGCGATGTCGACGTGCTGCTCGTGATCGGCGCCGCCAACAGTTCCAACTCCCTGCGGCTCGTCGAGGTGTCGTTGTCCACCGGCACCCGCGCGTACCTGATCAACGACGTCCGCGACATCAAGCCGGAGTGGCTGGAGGGCGCGCGGCGCGTGGGCGTCACCGCGGGGGCGTCGGCCCCCGAGGTGCTCGTCACCGAGGCCGTCGATGCGCTCCGGCGCGACGGCGCCGACGTGCGCGAGGTTCAGGTGGTCGACGAGAACGTCCGTTTCGCGCTGCCGGCCGAGCTCGAGCAGATGGCCCACGAGCGCGGCATCACCCTGCCGTCGCGCGCGATCATGCGGCAGAGCATTTAA
- a CDS encoding acyloxyacyl hydrolase: protein MSRVLGALLLALGLTAALAGSAAGFEAGQVFRKGTLVVSGEGGGGSQSNLSGGTQTGLSLWYASARLGLLPFGTAGPGPFRGAFEVGIGPVFQRYTEPVNAYYAGLAAVLRYHFVSLGRLVPYVEAAGAFGGTDLRVREIDSDVAFWLAAGAGASVFVTDRAAIYAGYRLVHVSNGNIDTPNKGFEAHTGMAGVAFYFDR, encoded by the coding sequence ATGAGCCGAGTCCTCGGGGCGCTCCTGCTGGCGCTCGGGCTCACCGCGGCGCTGGCGGGGTCCGCCGCCGGCTTCGAGGCGGGGCAGGTGTTCCGGAAAGGCACCCTGGTGGTGTCCGGGGAAGGCGGCGGCGGCTCCCAGTCGAACCTGAGCGGCGGAACGCAAACCGGCTTGTCGCTGTGGTACGCGTCGGCGCGGCTGGGGCTGCTGCCGTTCGGCACGGCCGGCCCGGGCCCGTTCCGGGGAGCCTTCGAGGTCGGCATCGGGCCGGTCTTCCAGAGGTACACTGAGCCTGTGAATGCCTATTACGCCGGGCTCGCCGCGGTGCTGCGCTACCACTTCGTCTCATTGGGCCGGCTGGTGCCGTACGTCGAGGCGGCGGGAGCGTTCGGGGGTACGGACCTCCGTGTGCGGGAGATCGACTCGGACGTCGCCTTCTGGCTGGCCGCGGGCGCCGGCGCTTCGGTCTTCGTGACCGATCGGGCCGCGATCTACGCCGGCTACCGGCTCGTCCACGTATCCAACGGCAACATCGATACTCCCAACAAGGGGTTCGAGGCGCACACCGGCATGGCCGGCGTGGCCTTCTACTTCGACCGGTAA